One segment of Candidatus Latescibacter sp. DNA contains the following:
- a CDS encoding nitroreductase family protein — protein MEFKDVIEKRYSVRAYKPDPVEDEKLQLVLNAARLAPTAANRQPIQLLVIHTRGREEELRRIYRAEWFGKAPLVICACMVPSQGWVRMDGKNYSEVDVAIVMDHLILAAADLGLGTCWIAAFDTKAAREVLGLPADVEPVAFTPLGYAADSPREKKRKALAELVRYERW, from the coding sequence ATGGAATTCAAGGATGTGATCGAAAAGAGATACAGCGTCAGAGCCTATAAACCGGATCCGGTAGAAGATGAAAAATTGCAGCTGGTCCTTAATGCGGCGCGGCTGGCGCCCACCGCCGCCAACCGTCAGCCGATCCAGCTCCTGGTAATCCATACAAGGGGCAGGGAAGAGGAGCTGCGGCGAATCTACCGTGCTGAATGGTTTGGCAAAGCGCCCCTGGTGATTTGCGCCTGTATGGTTCCCTCCCAGGGCTGGGTACGGATGGACGGCAAAAACTACAGCGAGGTGGATGTCGCAATCGTTATGGATCACCTGATCCTGGCGGCGGCGGATTTAGGGCTGGGTACATGCTGGATCGCGGCTTTCGACACGAAGGCGGCGCGAGAGGTGCTGGGGCTTCCCGCCGATGTGGAGCCGGTGGCTTTTACTCCGCTGGGGTATGCCGCCGATTCGCCGCGTGAGAAAAAACGAAAGGCGCTCGCAGAACTGGTGAGGTATGAACGGTGGTAA
- a CDS encoding efflux RND transporter permease subunit codes for MNVIQWIINRKVFVSMFFIGITMLGYFSYRQLPLEIIPASELPYLIISVSGRTEMDPDYIEKQAVIPKEGAASTLSGINYIETTISLNSARITVSYNADVKIKYAYLKLEESVAALKTALAGEFTINVQKVDTQSMSNTFMGLQVRGGGGKERLRAVIDQKIQKELEAINGIALVNISGGSLKSVQITLNEQACKAYNVTSGRIRQAITQNSQSKTYLGYAYTHDKKYVVNLVTDYTDVSDLENIVVNTNGPILLKDVADVTFGAQEETSISRVNGKDSITIQLVRDSQANLIDLSHTTRGIINRLNTQLAPQDVQIVVQTDSADEMEKNLNLIIELALVGGMMAIVILWLFLRNFKLVAIIALAIPISIFTAFNFFYAFGITINSLTLVGIALAVGMLLDNGVVVLENIMRLLAAHRDRTTAVLQGTTEVWRAIVASTFTTIVVFMPFIFSSDAAIRLIGKQTGVSIVSTLLVSLLVAIFLIPAITHFTLQREKDTQKLIFNKVSHKNRLVQIYKLLLKSAMRFPARTIFGAVTVFLLSVLICFTLSLNVSREVELKQFTLYLTAPKGSTLVMTDQLTQNLETRLVDIEEIQDRIANVVEEESTISVILKDNYSKIKKRSIVDIKADIQNRINQFPASEVSLSEPQASSRYGGGSSRSSGPSLEKYLGIGTPSERILVKGNDFYMMRAVAEDIRYQLDNLDSVQSVSFNVDDNRPEVHLHFDRGLMSKENITPSNIASEVASMNRQVSSSMKFKQGVEEYNIDIKNEPEDPSDPTKKPADKNADDLRALLIPTQSGALYTLDQLSRIVFGQGRAGIKRLNQEKQIQITYRFNSDVNESKPYLETSRGDVDEVIASLTLPPGVAVEAVHTETDFSEFYFLIGAAFFLIYMLLASVFESFTAPVVMMFTIPLAAIGALWALILTNNSILNANSLIGFLILLGVVVNNGILLIDYTRILRRRGFTRSRAIMMAGQARVRPILITAIVTIIGMLPLAMGKGGYVDRIGAPFAITVIGGLSLSTLFTLVFIPTVYSGMEKALEWLKSLHWMLKALQLVVLAVVALFIYTNVDSLLWKFAYWFAAVLLIPSTLYFITSSLRQAKTEYIGRDESLHIKLQRMVKIYDDDSRFVREWKKGGRIEAATGAAKEYHTWRDFNHFLWEVPLLGFVIYFVYFYIQSHLWIFLLSNIIYFYTLFLWGIVGKYLENRAKDTGKELFMKIRSAGHDSLLWGLPAVYLWVFDQFGFKIAVICLIAFVWYFALVIHTTAEWLHRSGINIMRLKGRFAGLRLLFYRFVRFVPVIGEKKNPFNALDGVSIDIENGMFGLLGPNGAGKTTLMRIVCGIFNQTMGTAWINGIDFREKREELQGLIGYLPQEFGTYENMTAYEFLDYLAILKRIYDRDTRKEHVEYALKSVHLFDKKDQKIGSYSGGMKQRMGIALTLLHLPRILVVDEPTAGLDPRERIRFRNLLVELSRDRIVLFSTHIIEDISSSCNMVAVLNRGKLAYLGNPFQMTDAVRGKVWQFLVEPEAFLGLREHLRIVHHMRFEDKIRVRCLGETPPCPGAEEVQPTMEDAYLWLLGKKHIDAEASPA; via the coding sequence ATGAACGTAATTCAATGGATCATAAACCGCAAGGTTTTTGTCAGTATGTTTTTCATCGGAATAACCATGCTGGGTTATTTTTCCTACCGCCAGCTGCCGTTGGAGATCATACCTGCTTCAGAACTCCCCTACCTGATCATCTCTGTATCGGGCAGGACCGAAATGGATCCCGACTATATCGAGAAACAGGCGGTGATTCCTAAGGAAGGCGCTGCGAGCACTCTGTCAGGCATCAACTATATTGAAACCACAATCAGTCTGAACAGCGCGCGGATAACTGTATCGTATAACGCCGATGTAAAAATCAAGTATGCGTATTTGAAGCTGGAGGAATCGGTAGCGGCTCTGAAAACAGCCCTTGCAGGTGAATTCACTATCAATGTACAAAAGGTAGATACGCAAAGCATGTCCAATACTTTCATGGGTCTTCAGGTCCGCGGAGGAGGCGGCAAGGAACGGCTCCGCGCCGTCATCGACCAGAAGATTCAGAAGGAGCTGGAAGCGATCAACGGCATTGCCCTGGTAAATATCTCCGGCGGAAGCCTGAAATCGGTTCAGATCACCCTCAATGAGCAGGCCTGCAAAGCCTACAATGTGACATCCGGGAGAATCCGTCAGGCCATCACGCAGAACAGCCAGAGTAAAACCTACCTGGGCTATGCCTATACCCATGATAAAAAATACGTGGTTAACCTGGTTACCGACTATACGGATGTTAGCGATCTGGAAAACATCGTGGTGAACACGAACGGCCCCATCCTTCTGAAAGATGTGGCGGATGTTACCTTCGGGGCACAGGAAGAGACTTCCATCAGCCGGGTCAACGGCAAGGATTCAATCACCATCCAGCTCGTCCGTGATTCCCAGGCGAACCTGATCGATCTGTCTCACACTACCCGCGGGATTATCAACCGTCTCAACACCCAGCTTGCTCCGCAGGATGTGCAGATCGTCGTTCAGACCGACTCCGCCGATGAAATGGAAAAGAATCTCAATCTCATCATCGAGCTGGCTCTTGTTGGCGGAATGATGGCCATTGTCATCCTCTGGTTGTTTCTCCGGAACTTTAAGCTGGTGGCTATCATCGCCCTGGCTATTCCCATATCCATTTTCACCGCCTTCAATTTCTTCTATGCCTTCGGGATAACCATCAACAGCCTGACCCTGGTAGGAATCGCACTGGCAGTGGGAATGCTTCTCGACAACGGGGTGGTCGTGCTGGAGAATATCATGCGTCTCCTTGCCGCGCACCGTGACCGAACCACCGCGGTGCTTCAGGGAACAACGGAGGTATGGCGCGCTATTGTTGCGTCGACGTTCACCACCATCGTGGTATTCATGCCCTTTATTTTTTCTTCCGATGCAGCGATCAGACTGATTGGAAAGCAAACGGGAGTGTCGATTGTTTCAACGCTTCTCGTTTCACTCCTCGTGGCGATTTTCCTAATCCCGGCGATCACTCATTTTACCCTCCAGCGGGAGAAGGATACCCAAAAGCTGATTTTCAACAAGGTCTCCCATAAGAACCGTCTCGTCCAGATATATAAACTCCTCCTGAAATCCGCCATGCGTTTTCCGGCGAGAACCATTTTCGGGGCGGTTACCGTTTTTCTCCTGAGCGTGCTCATCTGCTTCACCCTGAGCCTGAATGTATCCCGTGAGGTTGAGCTGAAGCAGTTCACCCTGTACCTCACCGCACCGAAAGGCTCAACCCTCGTTATGACCGACCAGTTGACCCAGAATCTGGAAACAAGGCTTGTGGATATCGAAGAGATACAGGACCGCATCGCCAATGTGGTCGAGGAAGAATCGACGATCTCGGTCATATTGAAAGACAATTACTCGAAAATCAAAAAACGTTCCATAGTCGATATCAAGGCTGATATCCAGAACCGGATCAATCAGTTCCCCGCATCGGAGGTAAGTCTCTCCGAGCCTCAGGCAAGCAGCCGTTACGGCGGGGGAAGTTCTAGGTCCTCCGGACCCTCACTGGAAAAGTATCTTGGAATAGGCACCCCATCTGAAAGAATCCTGGTCAAAGGGAATGATTTTTACATGATGCGGGCGGTCGCCGAGGATATCAGGTACCAGCTCGATAACCTGGATTCGGTGCAGTCGGTGTCGTTCAATGTGGATGACAACCGTCCGGAAGTCCACCTCCATTTTGACCGGGGGCTCATGAGCAAAGAGAACATCACTCCCTCGAATATCGCCAGCGAAGTGGCATCCATGAACAGGCAGGTCAGCTCGTCGATGAAATTCAAGCAGGGAGTGGAAGAATACAACATCGATATCAAGAACGAACCGGAAGACCCTTCGGATCCGACCAAAAAGCCTGCTGATAAAAACGCCGACGACCTTCGGGCGCTCCTTATCCCAACTCAGTCCGGAGCTTTATATACTCTGGATCAGTTGAGCCGGATTGTGTTCGGGCAGGGACGAGCCGGAATCAAGCGGCTGAACCAGGAAAAACAGATACAAATCACATATCGTTTCAACTCCGATGTGAATGAATCCAAACCCTATCTGGAAACTTCCCGGGGCGATGTGGATGAAGTCATCGCCAGCCTTACCCTTCCTCCGGGAGTGGCAGTGGAAGCAGTCCACACCGAGACGGATTTCAGCGAATTTTACTTCCTCATCGGAGCGGCGTTCTTTCTTATCTATATGCTCTTGGCTTCGGTGTTCGAATCGTTCACCGCTCCGGTGGTCATGATGTTCACCATACCGCTGGCGGCAATAGGCGCACTCTGGGCGCTTATCCTCACCAACAACTCGATTCTCAACGCCAACTCCCTGATCGGATTTCTCATTCTCCTGGGGGTGGTGGTCAATAACGGCATTCTGCTGATCGATTACACCCGTATTCTCCGAAGGCGCGGGTTCACCCGCTCACGGGCGATCATGATGGCGGGTCAGGCGCGGGTGCGTCCGATTCTCATCACTGCGATCGTCACCATCATCGGGATGCTCCCCCTGGCTATGGGCAAGGGCGGATATGTAGACCGTATCGGGGCGCCGTTCGCCATCACGGTTATCGGGGGACTCAGCCTGAGCACCCTCTTCACCCTGGTGTTCATCCCGACCGTCTATTCCGGTATGGAAAAGGCCCTGGAATGGCTGAAGAGCCTTCACTGGATGCTGAAAGCCCTGCAGCTTGTGGTTCTCGCTGTTGTTGCCCTCTTCATTTACACCAATGTGGACAGTCTTCTCTGGAAGTTCGCTTACTGGTTTGCCGCAGTTCTTTTGATTCCTTCTACGCTTTATTTCATAACATCCAGCCTTAGGCAGGCCAAAACCGAGTATATCGGCCGCGATGAGTCATTGCACATCAAGCTCCAACGGATGGTCAAGATATACGATGACGACAGCCGGTTTGTGCGGGAATGGAAAAAAGGCGGCCGTATAGAGGCTGCGACCGGCGCAGCAAAGGAGTACCATACCTGGAGAGATTTCAATCATTTCCTCTGGGAAGTGCCGCTCCTGGGATTTGTAATTTACTTTGTCTATTTTTATATACAGTCTCATCTCTGGATTTTCCTTCTTTCCAACATTATATACTTCTACACGCTTTTCCTTTGGGGGATAGTCGGGAAGTACCTGGAAAACCGTGCAAAAGATACGGGAAAAGAATTATTCATGAAAATCCGTTCCGCAGGTCATGATAGCCTGCTCTGGGGACTTCCGGCGGTTTATCTTTGGGTATTCGATCAATTTGGTTTCAAGATCGCGGTGATCTGTTTGATCGCTTTTGTCTGGTATTTTGCACTCGTGATCCACACAACGGCGGAGTGGCTCCATAGGAGCGGGATCAACATCATGCGGCTCAAGGGAAGATTTGCGGGACTCAGACTTTTGTTCTACCGTTTCGTCCGCTTCGTACCCGTTATCGGAGAGAAAAAGAACCCGTTTAACGCCCTGGACGGAGTATCCATAGATATTGAAAATGGTATGTTCGGACTTCTGGGGCCTAACGGCGCCGGAAAAACAACGCTCATGCGGATTGTCTGCGGAATCTTTAATCAAACTATGGGAACCGCCTGGATCAACGGTATAGACTTCCGTGAAAAACGGGAGGAGCTTCAGGGCCTCATCGGCTATCTCCCGCAGGAGTTCGGTACGTATGAAAATATGACCGCCTACGAATTTCTCGATTACCTGGCCATACTGAAGCGCATCTATGACCGTGACACCCGGAAGGAGCATGTTGAATACGCCCTCAAGTCAGTGCACCTTTTCGACAAGAAGGACCAGAAGATCGGCTCATATTCGGGAGGAATGAAACAGCGCATGGGCATTGCATTGACCCTCCTGCATCTGCCGCGCATTCTCGTGGTCGATGAACCGACAGCGGGCCTGGACCCCCGTGAGCGGATACGGTTCCGGAATCTCCTTGTGGAACTGAGCCGTGACCGGATTGTATTATTTTCCACACACATCATCGAAGATATTTCCAGCTCCTGCAACATGGTGGCGGTGCTCAACCGCGGAAAACTCGCCTATCTCGGCAACCCGTTCCAGATGACCGATGCGGTACGGGGGAAAGTATGGCAGTTCCTGGTAGAGCCGGAGGCTTTCCTCGGACTCCGTGAACACCTGCGGATTGTTCACCACATGCGGTTCGAGGATAAGATAAGGGTGCGGTGCCTCGGCGAAACTCCACCCTGTCCGGGCGCTGAGGAAGTACAACCCACCATGGAAGATGCCTATCTGTGGCTTTTGGGTAAGAAGCATATTGATGCCGAAGCAAGTCCGGCATGA
- a CDS encoding neutral/alkaline non-lysosomal ceramidase N-terminal domain-containing protein: MKKVVSYYPLSLKPSVAIICLKFILFLLAIPSQEAPAAQWKGGVAAVVITPEQPMLLEGYVPAQIASEKIHDIFAKALALQDSTGSRVVIVTADLIGYDYGFTAEIAKEVSRRFGLPREALLFNASHTHSGPAIYPAEWQLLYGSTQEETAKVTAYILWARERFIKVISEALTGMKPVTLSFSTAQPTPFAMSRRYPTEKGISYRSTPATQYPGGSRDDTVPVLKVAGQDGKVKAVLFGYACHPITLNGEKFCGDYPGFAQQYIQEAYPGAIALFMQGCGAELVPNARFQLEYAMGHGRTLTDAVKKALEGPQTPVTGPLRYAYTEAPLDFQPPPERKVLEEQAKSDNAAQRRKAAFFLDKLNRNEKIKTSIPCPLQAVRFGPELLMIGISGETVVDYAVTLKSENLTQFTWVAGYCNYVYAYLPTWRIVKEGGYEGGGAILYTPFPGPFLENVEERVLTGARKIVKEVSGR, from the coding sequence ATGAAAAAAGTTGTTTCTTACTATCCGCTGTCATTGAAACCATCAGTTGCAATAATTTGTTTAAAATTCATCCTCTTTTTGCTAGCGATTCCGTCACAAGAAGCTCCGGCGGCCCAATGGAAAGGCGGGGTCGCCGCAGTAGTAATTACTCCCGAACAGCCCATGCTCCTCGAGGGATATGTCCCAGCGCAGATTGCCAGTGAGAAAATCCATGATATTTTTGCCAAGGCTCTCGCGCTCCAGGACTCGACAGGCAGCCGGGTGGTGATTGTCACCGCCGATCTTATCGGTTACGATTACGGGTTCACCGCCGAAATAGCGAAAGAGGTTTCACGCAGGTTCGGTCTTCCCCGTGAAGCCCTGCTTTTCAACGCCTCGCATACCCACTCCGGGCCGGCTATTTATCCTGCGGAATGGCAGCTTCTCTATGGCAGTACACAGGAAGAAACGGCAAAGGTGACTGCATATATTCTATGGGCCAGGGAGCGGTTCATCAAAGTTATCAGCGAAGCCCTCACGGGCATGAAACCGGTCACACTGAGCTTCTCAACCGCACAACCCACTCCTTTTGCCATGAGCAGGCGGTATCCAACGGAAAAAGGCATCTCGTACCGTTCCACTCCCGCAACCCAGTATCCCGGGGGTTCTCGTGACGACACCGTGCCGGTCTTGAAAGTGGCGGGGCAGGACGGGAAAGTAAAAGCTGTGCTCTTCGGATATGCCTGCCATCCCATTACCCTGAATGGTGAAAAGTTCTGCGGCGATTATCCGGGATTCGCCCAGCAATATATCCAGGAGGCCTATCCGGGGGCGATAGCCCTGTTCATGCAGGGCTGCGGCGCGGAACTGGTTCCCAACGCCCGTTTTCAGCTTGAATACGCGATGGGCCATGGCAGAACTCTGACGGATGCGGTGAAAAAAGCTCTTGAAGGCCCGCAAACGCCTGTCACAGGCCCGCTGAGATACGCTTACACCGAAGCCCCACTGGATTTTCAGCCCCCTCCCGAGCGAAAGGTTCTGGAAGAACAGGCGAAATCCGACAACGCCGCCCAGCGGCGCAAAGCTGCTTTTTTTCTCGACAAACTGAACAGGAACGAGAAAATTAAAACTTCCATTCCCTGCCCTCTTCAGGCGGTTCGATTCGGCCCGGAGTTACTCATGATCGGGATCTCCGGGGAAACAGTAGTTGATTATGCGGTTACCCTGAAATCGGAAAACCTCACCCAGTTCACCTGGGTCGCCGGATACTGCAACTACGTCTATGCTTACCTTCCCACCTGGCGCATCGTAAAAGAGGGAGGATATGAGGGCGGCGGCGCCATACTCTATACACCCTTTCCGGGACCCTTTCTGGAGAATGTGGAAGAGCGGGTGCTGACCGGCGCACGCAAGATAGTTAAGGAAGTATCCGGAAGGTAA